From the genome of Triticum aestivum cultivar Chinese Spring chromosome 3B, IWGSC CS RefSeq v2.1, whole genome shotgun sequence, one region includes:
- the LOC123065225 gene encoding aquaporin TIP4-4 → MAKFALGHHSEVTEAGCVRAVLAEAVLTFLFVFSGVGSVMAAGRLAGGADTIMGLTAVALAHAMAVAVMVSAGLHVSGGHINPAVTLSLAAGGHITLFRSALYVLAQLLGSSLACLLLAFLTGGAVTMPVHALAAGVGAPQGVLWEAVLTFSLLFTVYATVVDPRRSVGNLGPLLVGLVVGANVLAGGPFSGASMNPARSFGPALASANWASQWVYWVGPMVGGLLAGLVYEGLFMVRPGHQQLPTDGTDF, encoded by the exons ATGGCGAAGTTTGCTCTAGGGCACCACAGCGAGGTCACCGAGGCCGGCTGCGTGCGCGCCGTGCTCGCCGAGGCCGTGCTCACCTTCCTCTTCGTCTTCTCTGGCGTCGGCTCCGTCATGGCCGCCG GGAGGCTGGCCGGCGGCGCCGACACGATCATGGGCCTGACGGCGGTCGCGCTGGCCCACGCTATGGCGGTGGCCGTCATGGTGTCGGCAGGGCTTCACGTCTCCGGCGGCCACATCAACCCAGCCGTCACGCTCTCCCTCGCCGCAGGCGGCCACATCACCCTCTTCCGCTCCGCGCTCTACGTGCTCGCGCAGCTGCTCGGCTCCTccctcgcctgcctcctcctcgccttcctcaCCGGCGGCGCGGTGACCATGCCAGTGCACGCGCTGGCCGCCGGGGTGGGCGCGCCGCAGGGGGTGCTCTGGGAGGCCGTGCTCACCTTCTCGCTGCTCTTCACGGTGTACGCGACCGTCGTGGACCCGCGCCGGAGCGTCGGCAACCTCGGACCGCTACTGGTGGGCCTCGTCGTCGGCGCCAACGTGCTCGCCGGAGGGCCATTCTCCGGCGCGTCTATGAACCCGGCACGTTCATTCGGGCCCGCGCTCGCCTCAGCGAATTGGGCCAGTCAGTGGGTCTATTGGGTTGGGCCGATGGTCGGTGGCCTGCTCGCGGGGCTAGTATATGAGGGATTGTTCATGGTCCGGCCCGGCCACCAGCAGCTTCCCACCGATGGCACCGACTTCTAG